The window CAATAAGAGTACTCAGGGATAACGGGGTTGCTTTCACGGAACATACATACAAATATGTTGATCGGGGAGGGACTGCGGAAAGCTCAAAGCAGCTTGGCCTCAATGAGCAATCTTTAGTGAAAACGCTTATTATGGAGGATGAACTCAAAAAACCCCTTATCGTGCTTATGCATGGAGACAGGGAGGTTTCGACAAAAGAGCTGGCAAGAATCATCGGCGTGAAACGGATAATACCCTGCACACCCGATACTGCGCAGAAGCATTCCGGCTATATGGTGGGCGGTACCTCGCCCTTCGGGGTCAGGAAACTAATGCCTGTATATATTG of the Pseudomonadota bacterium genome contains:
- the ybaK gene encoding Cys-tRNA(Pro) deacylase is translated as MNKDKNPVTTAIRVLRDNGVAFTEHTYKYVDRGGTAESSKQLGLNEQSLVKTLIMEDELKKPLIVLMHGDREVSTKELARIIGVKRIIPCTPDTAQKHSGYMVGGTSPFGVRKLMPVYIEETIMDLPKIYINGGKRGYLVGIDPKDLMRVLSPILVKVAI